From a region of the Thermomicrobium roseum DSM 5159 genome:
- a CDS encoding tRNA-binding protein, with product MEAKPPIELADFQRVDLRVGRIVAVEEFPEARRPSYKLTIDFGPLGVKRSSAAIRPWYAPEDLIGRLIIAVVNLPVRRVAGFPSEVLVLGAIQPDGRVILLQPDQPTDPGNPIA from the coding sequence ATGGAAGCCAAACCGCCGATCGAGCTCGCCGATTTTCAACGCGTCGATCTGCGTGTCGGGCGAATCGTTGCCGTGGAGGAGTTTCCGGAGGCACGCCGACCATCGTACAAGCTGACCATCGATTTCGGGCCGCTGGGGGTCAAGCGCTCCTCGGCAGCCATCCGTCCCTGGTACGCGCCCGAAGATCTCATCGGCCGGCTGATCATCGCGGTCGTCAACCTCCCCGTCCGACGGGTCGCCGGTTTCCCCTCGGAAGTGCTTGTCCTGGGCGCTATCCAGCCGGATGGACGGGTCATCTTGCTCCAGCCAGACCAACCAACCGATCCGGGCAACCCGATCGCCTAG